From one Scophthalmus maximus strain ysfricsl-2021 chromosome 19, ASM2237912v1, whole genome shotgun sequence genomic stretch:
- the ptrh1 gene encoding probable peptidyl-tRNA hydrolase: MRRLVSRVVSRVLLSELFARATRVEAALHTRGPRKLVVGLGNLGMEGTRHSVGMAVLGALAARLDAAERWRGDKHVSGEVIVVSEAQHAHVVLLRPRLPMNVNGVSVVKAAGKYGVRPEDVVLVHDELDKPLGKISIKHGGSARGHNGVRSCVDCLQTDAMMRLRVGIGRPAGKSSVERHVLGRFSSEERKVLDSVLVQSVDLLLSQLALQDDARQDAQSPASPAGGRRAAQEREEEDKRKPVNMEKQALH; the protein is encoded by the exons ATGCGACGGCTTGTGTCGAGGGTCGTGAGCCGAGTTCTGCTGAGCGAACTGTTCGCCCGGGCGACGCGCGTCGAGGCGGCGCTGCACACGCGCGGCCCCCGGAAACTG gtggTGGGTCTGGGGAACCTGGGGATGGAGGGCACCAGACACAGCGTGGGCATGGCGGTGCTTGGCGCGCTCGCCGCCCGGCTCGACGCTGCCGAGCGCTGGCGCGGCGACAAGCACGTGTCCGGCGAGGTCATCGTCGTGTCGGAGGCCCAACACGCCCACGTGGTGCTGCTCCGCCCCCGGCTGCCGATGAACGTCAACGGGGTGTCCGTGGTGAAAGCGG ctggtAAATACGGCGTCAGGCCCGAAGACGTGGTGCTGGTCCACGACGAGCTGGACAAGCCTCTGGGGAAGATCAGCATCAAACACGGAGGAAGCGCCCG AGGTCACAACGGAGTCCGCTCCTGTGTCGACTGTCTTCAGACGGAC GCGATGATGAGACTCCGTGTCGGGATCGGCCGGCCGGCGGGGAAGTCGTCGGTGGAGCGTCACGTCCTGGGTCGCTTCTCGTCGGAGGAGCGGAAGGTGCTGGACTCTGTTCTGGTCCAGAGTGtggacctcctcctctcccagctCGCCCTGCAGGACGACGCCCGGCAGGACGCCCAGTCCCCAGCCtcgccagcagggggcaggcGAGCAgcgcaggagagggaggaggaggacaagagaaAACCAGTCAACATGGAGAAACAGGCTCTTCACTGA
- the LOC118314101 gene encoding natterin-3, producing MRWCVTVVLAVLQLCSPALQSDPLLFVSQLQDGQEKPKPWLNPTLGDVVPSREVINPPDVRDIPEEETTSHSSPIFGEHVNLKWVQWNGSLPDGAVAIFNGYTERTDYVCKVNCEAGFHTPSKGGFCQYPYADKEYTSSRFEVLVNVDHFEFLQWVEDSYGSVPKYSVKTCPKSDIYVGKNKYGLGKVVTQHEAFFLPWEGDEYWYKSYQVLAINRDSYSQHISHVEYAIDQMELFHHPPEALKLAKVTNLECRNVEKTVVLEKTSTVEKTWDIGRETRNGSVSTMKAKVPILGPGTVDFTKEQTVTFSEGTTTVESISHSVSVELLVPPNHSCTVRMDGRKMTADIPFTGRLSRTNHNGDTHWTYITGTYDDVNVGEINAVVERCQPVPDAVPCPQAQD from the exons ATGAGGTGGTGTGTCACTGTCGTCCTGGcggtgctgcagctctgcagcccGGCGCTGCAGTCCGACCCGCTGCTCTTCGTCTCCCAGCTGCAGGACGGGCAGGAAAAACCAA AGCCATGGCTCAACCCCACATTGGGAGACGTGGTCCCGTCCCGTGAAGTCATCAACCCTCCAGATGTTAGAGACATCCCAGAAGAGGAGACGACCTCACACTCCTCCCCCATATTCGGCGAACACGTCAACCTCAAGTGGGTCCAATGGAATGGCTCCCTGCCAGACGGCGCTGTCGCCATCTTCAATGGCTACACCGAACGCACAGACTACGTGTGCAAAGTCAACTGCGAGGCCGGATTCCACACTCCCAGCAAAGGAGGCTTCTGCCAGTATCCCTACGCCGACAAAGAGTACACATCCTCCAGGTTTGAAGTGCTGGTCAATGTGGACCACTTTGAGTTCCTGCAGTGGGTTGAAGACTCGTACGGGTCCGTCCCCAAGTATTCCGTGAAAACCTGCCCCAAGTCCGACATCTATGTGGGGAAAAACAAGTACGGCCTTGGCAAAGTGGTGACCCAACACGAGGCCTTCTTCCTGCCCTGGGAGGGCGACGAGTACTGGTACAAGTCATACCAGGTCCTAGCGATCAACAGAGACAGCTACAGCCAGCACATCTCTCATGTGGAGTACGCCATCGACCAGATGGAGCTGTTCCACCATCCTCCGGAGGCCCTGAAGCTCGCCAAGGTCACCAACCTGGAGTGCAGAAACGTGGAGAAGACTGTGGTGCTGGAGAAGACCAGCACGGTGGAGAAGACCTGGGACATTGGGAGGGAAACTCGCAACGGCTCTGTCTCAACCATGAAGGCCAAAGTGCCCATCCTCGGCCCGGGAACGGTGGACTTCACCAAGGAGCAGACGGTGACCTTCTCAGAGGGGACCACCACGGTGGAGTCCATCAGCCACTCCGtctctgtggagctgctggtCCCGCCCAACCACTCCTGCACCGTGAGGATGGACGGACGGAAGATGACGGCCGACATCCCCTTCACCGGCAGGCTGAGCAGGACCAACCACAACGGAGACACCCACTGGACGTACATCACGGGCACCTACGATGACGTTAACGTCGGCGAGATCAACGCCGTGGTGGAGAGGTGTCAGCCGGTGCCCGACGCAGTTCCCTGCCCCCAGGCTCAAGACTGA
- the LOC118314103 gene encoding natterin-3-like isoform X3, with translation MKLSVLLLSALLALFSASLQDIVGKSSQLRRASLLNPELEGLEPEPTGNNVAPYPNPNLEQQQDLPSSFMFADNVNLEWLTWGGSVPNGAVAIYNGYTERTDYVCKYKCEAGFYNPSLGPYCRYPYGDHEYYAPEFQILANKDNFEFLEWKEGSYGSVPLHSVRTCPGVGIYVGKNKYGLGKVVPQFEAFFLPWEGDEYWYKKYQVLTINRDAYTQDISNVKYAIDEVAIFQYPPETMRISGVTNNECQAVVKTVTISASTEVETTWNIGRSTMLGMTGSITANIPFIGSGGIELSGKKTLQFSRGTTRVESLSHSVSVELTVPPNHSCRVRMEGRKIKADIPYTARLSRTYRDGETQWTSISGTYDGVQIGEVRAVVDRCEPVADAKPCP, from the exons ATGAAGCTGTCCGTGTTGCTGCTGTCGGCCCTGCTGGCTCTGTTCTCGGCCAGTCTGCAGGACATCGTGGGGAAGAGCTCACAGCTCAGGAGAG CGTCCTTACTGAACCCTGAGCTGGAAGGCCTGGAGCCTGAGCCCACCGGTAACAATGTGGcgccttaccctaaccctaacctggagcagcagcaggacctgCCTTCCTCCTTCATGTTCGCCGATAACGTTAACCTGGAGTGGCTGACCTGGGGCGGCTCGGTGCCCAACGGCGCCGTTGCCATCTACAACGGCTACACCGAACGCACCGACTACGTCTGCAAATACAAGTGCGAGGCCGGCTTTTACAACCCCAGCCTGGGCCCATACTGTCGCTACCCCTATGGAGACCATGAGTACTACGCCCCTGAGTTCCAGATCCTGGCCAACAAAGACAACTTTGAGTTCCTGGAGTGGAAGGAAGGTTCCTACGGCTCAGTGCCCCTGCATTCCGTCAGAACCTGCCCAGGTGTTGGCATCTACGTTGGGAAGAACAAGTACGGTCTCGGCAAGGTCGTTCCTCAGTTTGAGGCCTTCTTCCTGCCGTGGGAAGGCGACGAGTACTGGTACAAGAAGTACCAGGTCCTGACCATCAACAGGGACGCCTACACCCAGGACATCAGCAATGTCAAGTACGCCATTGATGAGGTCGCCATCTTCCAGTATCCTCCTGAGACCATGCGTATCTCCGGGGTCACCAACAACGAGTGCCAGGCGGTGGTGAAGACAGTCACCATCTCGGCTTCTACAGAGGTGGAGACCACGTGGAACATCGGTCGATCCACCATGCTCGGCATGACAGGCAGCATCACCGCTAACATCCCCTTCATTGGCTCCGGCGGCATCGAGCTGAGCGGCAAGAAGACGCTGCAGTTCTCCAGGGGAACCACCAGGGTGGAGTCGCTCAGCCACTCTGTGTCCGTGGAGCTCACCGTCCCGCCGAACCACTCCTGCAGAGTCCGCATGGAGGGACGCAAGATCAAAGCTGACATCCCCTACACGGCTCGACTCAGCCGCACCTACCGCGACGGAGAGACCCAGTGGACGTCCATCTCCGGGACGTACGACGGAGTCCAGATCGGAGAGGTGCGGGCCGTGGTGGACCGCTGCGAACCTGTGGCCGACGCCAAACCGTGTCCGTGA